In Flavobacterium gelatinilyticum, a genomic segment contains:
- a CDS encoding DEAD/DEAH box helicase produces the protein MKIDLDINKIILIDNTEDLKKYQISQLNYYGYLQSQNIWNKESNSTEADILKIIEYFDQENILYDLSENVNYIVSKNIEEKRELDTVILLAKKIKEEAVLDNSFDEFKAFSETLPRKLKPHQLKSAFHFYTLKNGANFSVPGSGKTSTILSVYEKLRLEGKCNLLFIVGPPSCFQPWQHEFNETLGRKPSFTILSGGNQSFRKSEYYRSQENAHELYLSTFHTALNDSKDIITFFSQINLKAFLIIDEAHYIKQLGGSWANSLLEIGKKAAYKGILTGTPIPKSYKDIFNLFDFLWQENSPLSQDDKIQIGTWEKNKKNENIKNLLENNIGPLFYRVRKKDLGLIPAIFHEPIIVPMKRVEKKIYESIKAKIFELDRSDYFRNEDILNKLWKGRMMRLRQAVSYPKLLLSAVDNYTEKFIENSDLKLEIKNYDDYEISGKLEALEKLVMTIRNKGEKVLIWSNFIGTLNLIKSHFNSIGQRAELIYGKTPVRKDDIILVNEEKTREDIRDEFLDMESGLNILIANPAACAESISLHKSCFHAVYYDLSYNGAQYLQSLDRIHRVGGSEINEANYYFLQYENSIDQDIKKNLEAKAEKMYDIIEQDYNIYDLDIYQDNDEDDIEAYKRLLGKK, from the coding sequence TTGAAGATAGATTTAGATATTAATAAAATAATACTGATAGACAATACTGAAGATTTAAAAAAATACCAAATCTCTCAGTTAAATTATTATGGATATTTACAATCTCAAAATATTTGGAATAAGGAATCGAATAGTACTGAAGCTGACATATTGAAAATCATAGAATATTTTGACCAAGAAAATATTTTATATGATCTTTCAGAAAATGTTAATTATATAGTAAGTAAAAATATTGAAGAAAAACGTGAATTAGATACCGTAATTTTACTAGCAAAAAAAATAAAAGAGGAAGCTGTCTTGGATAATTCTTTTGATGAGTTCAAAGCATTTTCAGAAACTTTACCACGAAAACTAAAACCTCATCAATTAAAGTCCGCTTTTCATTTTTATACGTTAAAAAATGGAGCTAATTTTTCAGTCCCTGGCAGTGGTAAAACCTCAACAATTTTGTCTGTATATGAAAAACTGAGATTAGAAGGTAAATGTAATCTTTTATTTATAGTTGGCCCCCCTTCATGTTTTCAGCCGTGGCAACATGAATTTAATGAAACACTTGGCAGAAAACCTTCTTTTACTATTTTATCAGGAGGAAATCAATCTTTTAGAAAAAGTGAATACTATAGATCACAAGAAAATGCTCATGAATTATACCTGAGCACTTTTCATACTGCTCTAAATGATTCTAAAGATATAATTACTTTTTTTTCTCAGATTAATTTAAAAGCATTTCTAATAATCGATGAGGCACATTACATTAAGCAACTTGGAGGTTCATGGGCAAATTCACTGTTAGAAATTGGCAAGAAAGCTGCTTACAAAGGAATTTTGACTGGTACACCTATTCCCAAAAGTTATAAAGACATCTTTAACTTATTTGACTTTTTGTGGCAGGAAAACTCACCACTCTCACAAGATGATAAGATACAAATCGGAACTTGGGAAAAAAATAAAAAAAATGAAAATATAAAAAACTTGTTAGAAAATAATATTGGGCCTCTTTTCTATAGAGTAAGAAAAAAAGATTTAGGTCTTATTCCTGCAATTTTTCATGAGCCAATTATTGTTCCCATGAAGAGGGTAGAGAAAAAAATATACGAATCAATAAAGGCTAAAATATTTGAGTTAGATAGATCAGACTACTTTCGAAACGAAGATATTTTAAACAAACTTTGGAAAGGGCGTATGATGCGTTTAAGACAAGCTGTCTCTTACCCAAAATTACTTCTCTCTGCAGTTGATAATTATACAGAAAAATTTATTGAAAACTCTGATTTAAAATTAGAAATTAAAAATTATGACGACTATGAAATTTCTGGAAAATTAGAAGCTTTAGAAAAATTAGTAATGACAATTAGAAATAAAGGGGAGAAAGTTCTAATTTGGTCGAATTTTATAGGAACATTAAATTTAATTAAATCCCATTTCAACTCTATTGGGCAAAGAGCTGAACTAATTTATGGAAAAACGCCAGTGCGAAAAGATGATATCATATTGGTTAATGAGGAAAAAACTCGCGAAGATATAAGGGATGAGTTTTTAGATATGGAAAGCGGATTAAATATTTTAATAGCAAATCCCGCTGCCTGTGCTGAATCAATTTCTTTACATAAATCATGCTTTCATGCTGTTTATTACGATCTATCCTATAATGGAGCTCAATATCTTCAATCTTTAGATCGTATTCATCGAGTGGGAGGTTCTGAAATTAACGAAGCTAACTATTATTTTTTACAATATGAAAATTCAATAGATCAAGACATAAAAAAAAATCTAGAAGCAAAAGCTGAAAAAATGTATGATATTATCGAACAAGATTATAACATTTATGATCTAGATATCTATCAAGATAATGATGAAGATGATATAGAAGCTTATAAAAGACTTTTAGGCAAAAAATAA
- a CDS encoding zinc ribbon domain-containing protein, with product MDNLDLDNREFEERADFIDFNDLINWTVETSFFAKIQRKIIERGAKLIVGPRGTGKTHQFRHAYYTCINDGSKPLPLYVSFGKYYHLEPLLFKSANALNVFHTWIIAKIAVEIFETSLKLNIDLTPYFVELDIEIDDISDFIQNAERNLIDSKNDELISKLSIQRVISIIDELLKHSKRKRCILLLDDAALTLTPDYMVEFFDVLRSLKTQNISPKASVYPGTTQYGPRFHIGQDAEEVTAWLNVEDENYSSFMSEILNKRLNITDINPEIIEIFKFASFGIPRAFITLLRDYGQTTSKTNQQRFNKVIENQKTLLEKEYLSLSLKIPQYKSIIKIGSEFFTNIVNIVLDSNKTNPLEKKTHIGILQDELLQKSSRMIKFLIEAGLLYELQSVSSGQEESYNRYIPHYLFLINAKVFTHTQGFNPKSMVESINKKTEKRPIRKKISTILDKSQIDSLKLDLPSCSNCGVARMSDEQRFCHNCGSPLVGQSTFETTLKIKIKDLPLPQWQIDRILRDTNLKNLEDLYSSQNLAKDLKNAKGIGKVRTTNIDNIVKELLEEFLA from the coding sequence ATGGATAATTTAGATTTAGATAATAGAGAATTTGAAGAACGTGCAGATTTTATTGATTTTAACGATTTGATTAATTGGACAGTTGAAACAAGTTTTTTTGCTAAGATTCAAAGAAAAATAATAGAAAGAGGAGCAAAATTAATTGTTGGACCTAGAGGAACTGGGAAAACACATCAGTTTAGACATGCATACTATACTTGCATAAATGACGGTTCAAAACCCCTTCCTTTATATGTATCTTTTGGTAAATATTATCATCTTGAACCACTGCTTTTTAAATCTGCAAATGCTTTAAACGTATTTCATACGTGGATAATAGCAAAAATTGCAGTTGAAATTTTTGAGACTTCGTTAAAATTAAACATTGATTTGACTCCTTATTTTGTCGAGCTAGATATTGAAATAGACGATATTTCTGATTTTATACAGAATGCTGAAAGAAACTTAATTGACAGCAAAAATGACGAGCTAATTTCTAAGTTAAGTATTCAGCGTGTAATTTCTATTATTGACGAATTGTTGAAACATTCAAAGAGGAAAAGATGTATATTACTTTTGGACGACGCAGCATTAACGTTAACACCTGATTATATGGTGGAATTTTTTGATGTTTTAAGAAGTCTAAAAACACAAAATATTTCTCCAAAAGCGAGCGTGTATCCAGGAACAACACAATACGGCCCAAGATTTCATATCGGTCAAGATGCTGAAGAAGTGACAGCATGGCTTAATGTCGAAGATGAAAATTACAGTTCGTTTATGTCTGAAATATTAAATAAACGTCTTAATATTACAGATATTAATCCTGAAATTATTGAAATCTTTAAATTTGCATCTTTTGGAATTCCTCGAGCATTTATAACACTTTTAAGAGATTACGGGCAAACTACAAGTAAGACTAATCAGCAGAGATTTAATAAAGTAATTGAAAATCAAAAAACTTTGTTAGAAAAAGAATATTTGTCGTTGTCGTTAAAAATTCCGCAATACAAGTCAATAATTAAAATTGGTTCTGAATTCTTTACTAATATTGTTAATATAGTTTTGGACTCAAATAAGACTAACCCGTTGGAGAAGAAAACACATATTGGAATATTGCAAGATGAATTGCTTCAAAAGTCTTCAAGAATGATTAAATTCTTAATAGAAGCAGGATTATTGTATGAACTTCAATCAGTGAGTTCTGGACAAGAAGAAAGTTACAACAGGTACATACCACATTATTTATTTCTTATTAATGCTAAAGTTTTTACTCATACTCAGGGATTTAATCCTAAGTCCATGGTTGAATCAATAAATAAGAAAACAGAGAAAAGACCAATTAGGAAAAAAATAAGTACAATATTAGATAAAAGTCAAATAGACAGTTTAAAATTAGATTTGCCTTCGTGTAGCAATTGTGGAGTAGCACGTATGTCAGATGAACAGAGATTTTGTCATAATTGTGGAAGCCCTTTGGTTGGTCAATCAACATTTGAAACAACTCTTAAGATAAAAATAAAGGATTTGCCTCTACCTCAATGGCAAATTGATCGAATTTTAAGGGATACAAATTTGAAAAACTTAGAAGATCTCTATTCCTCGCAAAATCTGGCTAAAGATTTAAAAAATGCAAAGGGTATAGGTAAGGTTAGAACAACAAATATTGATAATATTGTAAAAGAACTGTTAGAAGAATTTTTAGCATAA
- the mobC gene encoding conjugal transfer protein MobC, giving the protein MQTGENEQALRKILDMTRLISIILLGLHFYYYGYNVFKIWGLGGSFGDKLLGNIFRTGLFDYFHLSKLFSLGFLCISLLGAKGRKNEKLDFKTAFYYIPLGLLAYFLSYFFLIIPAPPEKKIALYIFCTVLGYLLLLTGGTLLSRIIRRNLSNKDIFNIENETFPQEERLLENEYSINLPALYRLKNKVRKSWINIINPFRGILVSGTPGSGKSYFVIRHIITQHIRKGFSMFVYDFKFDDLSIIAYNTWLENRHLYKVEPKFYVINFDDLSRTHRCNPLDPKSMDDITDAAESARTILLGLNREWIKKQGDFFVESPINFLTAVIWYLRKYNNGEFCTLPHVIELMQVEYNSLFTLLRTEKEIEILIDPFVSAYLQNVMEQLEGQIASAKISMARLSSAQLYYVLSGNDFTLDINNPEDPKIVCMGNNPLKIQTYGAVLSLYVSRLIKQVNQKDRIKSSLIFDEFPTIYLNNMDSLIATARSNKVSTCLGIQDFSQLRKDYGREQADVIVNIVGNIVSGQVSGDTAKQLSERFGKIMQDRESISINSSDTSISKSKQLEAAMPASKISCLSSGEFVGITADNPDCKIELKTFHSEIINDHEKLKKEEDTYQGISTVRIINNTMIERNFLQIKEDISEIVNSEMERLLHDPALSHLVILKK; this is encoded by the coding sequence ATGCAGACAGGTGAAAATGAACAGGCGCTTAGAAAAATTTTAGATATGACAAGGCTTATCAGCATAATATTGTTAGGTCTTCATTTCTATTATTATGGATATAATGTATTTAAAATATGGGGACTTGGAGGCAGTTTTGGGGATAAACTGCTGGGAAATATTTTTCGCACCGGGCTTTTTGATTATTTCCATTTATCCAAGCTGTTTTCTTTGGGATTTTTATGCATTTCCCTGCTTGGTGCAAAGGGCAGAAAAAACGAAAAACTGGACTTCAAAACTGCCTTCTATTATATTCCTTTAGGACTCCTGGCTTATTTTTTGAGTTATTTTTTTCTAATCATCCCTGCTCCTCCTGAAAAAAAAATAGCACTTTATATATTCTGTACTGTCTTGGGATATTTGCTACTGCTTACTGGCGGAACACTCTTGTCGAGAATCATAAGAAGAAATCTCAGCAACAAGGACATTTTCAACATTGAAAATGAAACATTCCCGCAGGAAGAAAGGCTCCTTGAAAATGAATATTCCATTAACCTTCCGGCACTATATAGATTAAAAAACAAAGTCCGAAAAAGCTGGATCAATATCATAAACCCTTTTCGAGGCATCTTGGTTTCAGGAACCCCGGGCTCAGGAAAATCCTATTTCGTGATCCGTCATATCATAACCCAGCACATACGCAAAGGTTTCTCAATGTTTGTATATGATTTTAAGTTTGATGACCTCAGCATAATAGCATATAACACCTGGCTTGAGAACAGGCATTTATATAAGGTTGAACCGAAATTCTATGTAATTAACTTTGATGACCTGAGCCGTACGCACAGATGCAATCCCCTTGACCCAAAATCAATGGACGACATTACAGATGCGGCTGAATCAGCACGCACTATTCTTCTGGGATTAAACCGTGAATGGATAAAAAAGCAGGGAGACTTTTTCGTTGAATCTCCTATCAATTTTCTTACTGCTGTAATATGGTATCTGCGTAAATACAATAACGGCGAATTCTGCACCCTGCCTCATGTAATTGAACTCATGCAGGTTGAATATAACAGCCTTTTTACGCTGCTGAGAACTGAAAAAGAAATAGAGATTCTAATAGATCCATTTGTCAGTGCCTACCTTCAGAATGTCATGGAGCAGCTGGAGGGCCAGATAGCCTCAGCTAAGATATCAATGGCAAGGCTTTCCAGTGCACAGCTTTATTATGTGCTCTCTGGAAATGACTTCACACTTGACATTAATAATCCTGAAGATCCTAAGATCGTATGCATGGGAAACAACCCGCTTAAAATCCAGACCTATGGTGCAGTACTTTCGCTTTATGTCAGCAGGCTCATCAAGCAGGTAAACCAGAAAGACAGGATTAAAAGCAGTCTCATATTTGATGAATTCCCAACTATCTATCTCAATAATATGGACAGTCTTATAGCTACAGCCCGAAGCAATAAAGTAAGCACCTGTTTGGGGATTCAGGACTTCAGCCAGCTGCGCAAAGATTACGGCCGCGAACAGGCGGATGTAATTGTTAACATAGTTGGAAATATTGTCTCAGGACAGGTCAGCGGAGATACGGCTAAACAGCTCTCCGAACGATTTGGAAAAATAATGCAGGACCGCGAGAGTATTTCCATAAACAGCTCGGACACCTCAATCAGCAAATCAAAACAGTTGGAAGCTGCCATGCCTGCTTCTAAAATTTCCTGTTTGAGTTCTGGTGAATTTGTAGGCATAACTGCCGATAATCCCGACTGTAAAATAGAACTCAAAACATTCCATTCGGAAATAATCAATGATCACGAGAAGCTTAAAAAAGAAGAAGACACATATCAGGGAATCAGCACGGTGCGTATTATAAACAACACAATGATTGAACGCAATTTTCTTCAGATAAAAGAAGATATATCCGAAATTGTAAATTCAGAAATGGAGCGTCTTTTGCATGATCCTGCACTATCTCATTTAGTTATTTTAAAAAAATAA
- a CDS encoding AAA family ATPase, with amino-acid sequence MTHFRLYSARFEEKDFTTNEIRFVNTEHKGDANYISLIVGNNGTGKSRVLSKIARFFLEKSKTSNSKSSLDLVFEYNRIPQKIIALTNSGSDKFPIDESFRPSKYSLGTTYFKDFKYNYLGTRSKANSFSNKSLMNRALDILFESYSELDVSRNYRHIFDYLDYEPVIKLDYKVTSRIFNTAYAEITPDYLFTYVNELNDNFRFRTYGPGRTMEIIGDKMEEICDFLNSYRKGKGELVINFSAKNINRILIDNSKYIDNVQSYKLITILKQLDIIRNIQIKVYKKGGSEFNFNDASSGEANILSTLIALIPVVQDNSLVLIDEPEISLHPLWQSQYIDLINKIFSNFKGCHIIIASHSHFLVTDLPPQQSSVIMLRNKKGLIKSERIEEPTYGWSAEEILYTVFNVKTVRNHFIESDLIDLLGLISDKSDDLDKIKKLLKSIKSLSISENDPLHAVIEEATAYINEND; translated from the coding sequence ATGACTCATTTTAGACTATATAGTGCGCGTTTTGAGGAAAAAGATTTTACAACTAATGAAATACGTTTTGTTAATACTGAGCATAAAGGTGATGCTAATTATATTTCACTGATTGTGGGAAATAATGGTACGGGAAAAAGCCGGGTTCTTAGCAAAATAGCACGTTTTTTTCTTGAGAAAAGCAAAACATCAAATTCAAAATCTTCACTTGATTTAGTTTTCGAATACAACAGAATTCCTCAAAAAATAATTGCTTTAACCAATAGCGGTTCAGATAAATTTCCTATCGACGAAAGTTTTAGACCGTCAAAATATTCTTTAGGCACTACATATTTTAAGGATTTCAAATATAATTATTTAGGAACAAGAAGCAAGGCCAACAGTTTTTCCAACAAATCTTTAATGAACAGAGCATTAGACATTCTTTTTGAAAGCTATTCTGAACTAGATGTTTCAAGAAACTACAGGCACATTTTTGACTATCTAGACTATGAACCAGTCATAAAACTTGATTATAAAGTTACATCAAGAATCTTTAATACAGCGTATGCTGAAATTACACCAGACTATCTTTTTACATATGTTAATGAGTTAAATGATAATTTTAGATTCCGCACCTATGGTCCTGGTAGAACTATGGAAATAATTGGTGATAAAATGGAGGAAATATGCGATTTCTTAAATTCTTATCGCAAAGGTAAAGGAGAACTGGTAATCAATTTTTCAGCAAAAAATATAAACCGAATTTTAATTGATAACTCAAAGTATATAGATAATGTCCAGTCTTATAAACTCATTACTATATTAAAACAACTTGATATAATTAGAAATATTCAGATTAAAGTATACAAAAAAGGAGGTTCGGAATTTAACTTTAACGATGCAAGCTCGGGAGAAGCCAATATACTTTCAACTCTAATTGCTCTAATTCCTGTTGTACAGGATAATAGTCTTGTACTCATAGATGAGCCTGAAATAAGTCTACATCCTCTATGGCAATCCCAATATATTGATTTAATAAACAAAATATTCTCTAACTTTAAAGGTTGCCATATTATTATAGCATCACATTCCCATTTTCTTGTCACCGATTTGCCACCTCAGCAATCGTCAGTAATTATGTTAAGAAATAAAAAAGGACTAATAAAATCAGAAAGAATAGAAGAACCAACTTATGGGTGGTCAGCCGAAGAAATATTATATACTGTCTTTAATGTAAAAACAGTTCGAAACCATTTTATAGAATCTGATCTAATAGATCTATTAGGACTGATTTCTGATAAGTCAGACGATTTAGATAAAATCAAAAAACTACTCAAATCGATTAAATCTTTAAGCATAAGTGAAAATGACCCATTACATGCAGTCATCGAAGAAGCAACAGCCTATATAAACGAAAATGATTAA
- a CDS encoding relaxase/mobilization nuclease domain-containing protein: protein MVAVINTGSSVRSIFNYNENKIEAGKAELIGEGNYPAVASELHKDSRLKLLLKQLELNANVQRGSVHISLNFDSSENNLSEQKLMEIAHSYMAKIGFGSQPYLVYQHYDAGHPHIHIVSVKVKSDGKRIDMQNIGRNQSETARKEIEKAFNLVPAQGRQKEKILNIKPAKSNVIKYGTVETKKAIAAVLNAVIPNYKFTTLGELNAVLNLYNVTAVQGNKDSRMFFHKGLAYQILNDKKQPAGVPLKASSFYIKPTLKNLEIKFASNKGGRNPHLKRVKNAVDLAFLQNSIKSISDLDRILIKDGIKTAERRNEQEILYGLTYIDHKTKCVFNGSSLGKSYSSSGIEERCGLKSFSTGTAAGKILDHDELKNKQQHSAFISAAELHKIIDSVLQPEFSTDFVPPQLKRKKKRKKGKGHSDY from the coding sequence ATGGTTGCAGTCATAAACACGGGATCATCAGTCAGAAGCATTTTCAATTATAATGAAAATAAAATCGAAGCAGGAAAAGCGGAACTTATAGGAGAAGGAAATTATCCTGCAGTAGCCTCTGAACTTCACAAAGATTCAAGGCTGAAACTTCTTTTAAAACAGCTCGAATTAAATGCAAATGTACAGCGCGGAAGCGTCCACATATCGCTCAATTTTGATTCCTCAGAAAATAATCTGTCAGAACAAAAACTTATGGAAATTGCACATTCCTATATGGCTAAAATTGGGTTCGGATCGCAGCCATATCTGGTCTATCAGCATTATGATGCAGGACATCCGCACATACATATAGTATCTGTAAAAGTGAAGTCAGACGGAAAGAGAATTGACATGCAGAACATAGGCAGGAACCAATCTGAAACAGCCCGTAAGGAAATTGAAAAGGCATTCAACCTGGTTCCTGCACAGGGCAGACAAAAGGAAAAAATACTAAATATAAAACCTGCAAAAAGCAATGTTATAAAGTATGGAACAGTTGAAACTAAAAAAGCAATTGCAGCTGTATTAAACGCAGTAATTCCTAATTATAAATTTACAACCCTAGGAGAATTAAATGCAGTCCTGAATCTCTATAATGTTACCGCCGTGCAGGGAAATAAAGATTCAAGAATGTTTTTCCATAAAGGTCTCGCTTACCAGATCCTAAACGACAAAAAACAGCCTGCAGGCGTTCCCTTAAAAGCCAGCAGCTTTTACATTAAACCCACCCTTAAAAATCTCGAAATAAAATTTGCATCAAACAAGGGAGGACGGAATCCCCATCTAAAGAGAGTAAAAAATGCGGTTGATCTCGCCTTTCTACAGAATAGTATAAAGTCAATTTCAGACCTTGACAGAATTCTGATAAAAGATGGAATCAAGACTGCTGAACGAAGAAATGAACAGGAGATTCTTTACGGTCTGACCTACATAGACCATAAAACAAAGTGTGTTTTTAACGGAAGCTCTTTAGGAAAGTCTTACTCATCTTCCGGCATTGAAGAACGCTGTGGTCTTAAAAGCTTCAGCACTGGAACTGCCGCCGGTAAAATACTAGATCACGATGAATTAAAAAATAAACAGCAACATTCCGCTTTTATTTCTGCTGCCGAGCTGCATAAGATAATTGATTCGGTGCTCCAGCCCGAGTTTTCAACTGATTTTGTTCCCCCTCAGCTGAAAAGAAAAAAGAAACGAAAAAAAGGAAAAGGACATTCAGATTACTAA
- a CDS encoding DNA adenine methylase, which yields MEKEIKIKKVKSVHKINAPFGYFGSKNRIALQLCSDLPPHNCWVEAFCGSAALTLKKEPAPIEIINDIDNEIVNFFEQLRNNHSDLCNAIELTPYAESELNNARIPVDGLSNIERARRFLVQSMMAINGLFGEAKGGFSYSDSYARNGHDARVNRWNNLPERLKLVVTRLKKVRIENKDAIKLLKRYVNRPATLVYLDPPYLGNRTNGYNKDANDENFHEELLQLSNSAKCMIFISGYENDLYESILSEKNGWSKKTIETNTKNSKGHSHNRTEVVWMNKYYKHALETRKMPIELTKKEKEQGKVNPER from the coding sequence ATGGAGAAAGAAATAAAAATAAAAAAAGTGAAGTCGGTACATAAAATAAATGCGCCGTTTGGATACTTTGGTTCAAAAAATAGAATAGCATTACAATTATGTTCTGACCTACCTCCCCATAATTGCTGGGTAGAGGCTTTCTGCGGATCAGCGGCACTAACATTAAAAAAAGAGCCCGCACCGATAGAAATAATTAATGATATTGACAATGAAATCGTCAATTTTTTCGAACAGTTACGAAATAATCACAGTGATTTGTGCAACGCAATTGAATTAACACCTTACGCCGAAAGTGAACTTAATAATGCTAGAATTCCTGTCGATGGTTTATCAAATATTGAAAGAGCCAGACGCTTTTTAGTTCAATCAATGATGGCTATTAATGGTTTATTTGGCGAAGCAAAAGGAGGTTTCTCTTATTCGGATTCATATGCACGAAATGGACACGATGCTAGGGTCAATAGGTGGAATAACTTACCTGAACGACTTAAATTAGTTGTTACTAGATTGAAAAAAGTTCGAATAGAAAATAAAGATGCTATAAAACTTTTGAAAAGATACGTTAATAGACCTGCAACACTAGTTTATTTAGATCCTCCTTATTTAGGCAATAGAACAAATGGATACAATAAAGACGCAAATGATGAAAATTTTCATGAGGAATTATTACAACTTTCCAATAGCGCAAAATGTATGATTTTTATTAGCGGCTACGAAAATGATTTATATGAAAGTATTTTATCTGAAAAAAATGGATGGAGTAAAAAAACTATTGAAACCAATACAAAAAACTCTAAAGGCCACTCACACAACAGAACTGAAGTGGTTTGGATGAATAAGTATTACAAACACGCATTAGAAACAAGGAAAATGCCAATCGAACTAACAAAAAAAGAAAAAGAACAAGGTAAAGTAAATCCTGAAAGATAG
- a CDS encoding HNH endonuclease: protein MKNFREFDGDSKEVYRNAVERKEDALLRARLTGIAATLGGQYDVYDYNFNRGSLSMLHGNPLFVHHGPDIRSLYGYDTLVLRELRNRIQRNIPASVRYTCQYCTVTPVESFDHYLPKEEFPEYSVHTNNLVPCCKTCNGYKSYVWRNNAGERLFLNFYRDILPAERFLFADVIDDGQGDIDFRYYLANPSGIPLSTFNLIQSHFTRLRLEERMRMKAVGIISELENSLLVSTLSTAESTAEVLASAQRNFASYGTNYWRSIAEIALVQSPLFLERLEV, encoded by the coding sequence ATGAAAAATTTTAGAGAGTTTGATGGGGATTCTAAGGAAGTCTACAGGAATGCCGTTGAAAGAAAAGAAGATGCGCTGCTTCGAGCACGGCTTACAGGCATTGCCGCAACGCTAGGAGGCCAGTATGATGTATATGACTATAATTTTAACAGGGGCAGCCTCTCAATGCTTCATGGCAATCCTCTATTCGTTCATCACGGACCGGATATCAGGAGCCTTTACGGATATGATACGCTTGTTTTGAGGGAGTTAAGAAACAGAATCCAGAGAAATATTCCTGCATCGGTGCGCTATACCTGCCAGTACTGCACTGTTACGCCGGTGGAGTCCTTTGACCATTACCTTCCCAAGGAGGAATTTCCCGAATATTCGGTTCATACCAATAATCTTGTTCCCTGCTGCAAGACCTGTAACGGCTATAAATCTTATGTATGGCGCAATAATGCCGGTGAGCGGCTTTTTCTGAATTTCTACAGAGACATACTGCCGGCTGAACGCTTTTTATTTGCCGATGTCATCGATGACGGGCAGGGGGATATTGATTTTAGATATTATCTTGCCAATCCTTCGGGTATACCTTTGAGTACTTTCAATCTAATACAATCGCATTTTACAAGGCTCAGGCTTGAAGAGCGCATGAGAATGAAGGCAGTGGGCATTATTTCCGAACTGGAAAATTCCCTTCTGGTCTCCACCTTAAGCACTGCTGAAAGTACAGCTGAAGTGCTGGCATCAGCTCAGCGTAATTTTGCCTCATACGGGACTAATTACTGGAGGTCGATAGCCGAAATCGCATTGGTTCAGAGCCCTCTTTTTCTGGAAAGGCTGGAGGTTTAG
- a CDS encoding SLATT domain-containing protein, producing the protein MTEKANQFTGPKQYLEKSFLEELNYKIWSTKASRFNADKRLKTKAKISNISLAFLSAYLIIASLISVYNINTGNNENIINYIITALSILLLVVSQFENAQEYTLNARIFHDCGLELSTLYNDLRMFKTLKHSPSEYEMYTFAKNLSEKYQTVLRNYQNHSPIDYDMFQISNINYFEKVAPEKVTPKNIKKVKQRYLWEIYGWYSIMIVLPPILILGIILLANSIN; encoded by the coding sequence ATGACGGAAAAAGCAAATCAATTCACGGGACCAAAACAATATTTAGAAAAAAGCTTTCTAGAGGAACTGAATTATAAAATTTGGTCTACAAAAGCATCCAGATTTAACGCTGATAAACGTTTAAAAACGAAAGCAAAAATTTCAAATATAAGCTTAGCTTTTCTATCGGCGTATTTAATTATTGCAAGTTTAATTTCTGTCTACAATATTAATACTGGGAATAATGAAAATATCATAAACTATATAATAACTGCATTATCGATTTTATTATTGGTGGTAAGTCAGTTTGAAAATGCACAGGAATATACGTTGAACGCTCGAATATTTCACGATTGTGGACTTGAATTATCTACGTTATATAACGATTTAAGAATGTTTAAAACCCTAAAGCATAGTCCTTCTGAATATGAAATGTATACTTTCGCTAAAAATTTATCTGAAAAATATCAGACAGTATTGAGGAATTATCAAAATCATTCACCTATCGATTATGATATGTTTCAAATTAGTAATATAAATTATTTTGAAAAGGTTGCACCAGAAAAAGTAACGCCAAAAAATATAAAAAAAGTAAAACAGAGATACTTATGGGAGATTTATGGCTGGTATTCAATTATGATTGTTTTACCACCAATATTGATTTTAGGAATTATATTACTAGCTAATTCCATAAACTAA